From the genome of Chryseobacterium shigense, one region includes:
- a CDS encoding transcription antitermination protein NusB, translated as MLGRRQIREKVVQTVYSYYQNPVKFDVLEKNMFSGIEKIYNLYIYQLNFLVALKELAETQIEIGKNKYIKTDADINPNQKFINNQVLNKLEENPERLFFTGQQKQLKWDLHDDLLVKTFQRITAGKRYQDFMKEDGYSFEEDQKFIGKLFLRYIAENDDFQDYLSDKELSWYDDIHIANSMVQKTIGFLKEDEESRTLIKMIKDEEDKTFAGKLLRDTLNNWEANEKKLSERLENWDLERVSLMDKVILATAISELDNFPFTPSRVIINEYIEIAKVFATDRSNIFINGILDKYCKDQNRI; from the coding sequence ATGTTAGGAAGACGACAAATCCGTGAAAAAGTAGTACAGACAGTGTATTCTTATTACCAGAATCCTGTAAAATTTGATGTTTTAGAGAAAAACATGTTCTCAGGAATAGAGAAAATCTATAATCTCTATATCTATCAGCTTAATTTTTTAGTAGCTCTGAAAGAATTGGCAGAGACTCAAATTGAAATCGGAAAGAACAAATACATTAAAACCGATGCTGATATTAATCCTAACCAAAAATTCATCAATAACCAGGTACTGAACAAGCTTGAAGAAAACCCTGAAAGATTGTTTTTCACAGGACAGCAGAAGCAGTTGAAATGGGATCTGCACGATGATCTGCTGGTAAAAACTTTCCAGAGAATCACAGCAGGAAAACGGTATCAGGATTTTATGAAAGAAGACGGATATTCTTTTGAGGAAGATCAGAAATTTATCGGAAAGCTGTTTTTAAGATATATCGCTGAGAATGATGATTTCCAGGACTATCTTAGTGATAAGGAACTTTCATGGTATGATGATATCCACATTGCCAACTCCATGGTACAGAAAACAATCGGTTTCCTGAAAGAAGATGAGGAAAGCAGAACTTTAATCAAGATGATTAAAGATGAAGAAGATAAAACTTTTGCCGGAAAACTTCTTAGGGATACTCTTAACAATTGGGAAGCCAATGAGAAGAAACTAAGTGAAAGATTGGAAAACTGGGACCTGGAAAGAGTTTCTTTAATGGATAAAGTAATTTTGGCAACTGCTATTTCAGAACTGGATAATTTTCCTTTTACCCCTTCAAGAGTTATTATCAATGAATATATTGAAATTGCAAAAGTATTTGCAACAGACCGTTCCAATATCTTCATTAACGGAATTTTGGATAAATATTGTAAAGATCAAAATAGAATTTAA
- a CDS encoding ABC transporter ATP-binding protein, whose translation MKALKTLNPYFWKHKILLFWGLLFIIASNFFNIYKVQFVGKSVDELTKSGNLGFNKQVLVYVAIIVGCSLLTGFFTFMMRQTIIVASRRIEYELKNKIYRHYQELSLTDYKQTTIGDLMNRLSEDVVAVRMYLGPGVMYVVNLVILLLITSIYMLKTDVSMTLWTLLPLPVLSYVIFKVSSIINQKSKIMQKSQSAISTFVQDSFSGIRVVKFFAKENYIKKNYGIKVTDYQNKALDLAKTEAYFFTIILFVIGLLNVAVILIGGQKYIAGGLSVGKIADFFMYINILIWPFSMVGWVTSVNQRAEASMQRINEFLDKKSEVINTNFENSSIKGDIEFRNVSYVYPNTGIRALDNLSFKIKAGESLAIMGKTGSGKSTIALLLCRFIDPTEGEILIDGKNLKDHNLTNYRNFIGYIPQESYLFSDSIENNIGFAIDNPSHEKVVEYAKIADVDKNIVEFKEQYKTLVGERGVMLSGGQKQRICIARALIKDPNIIIFDDSLSALDTETEQNILENIDRKISNATSIIITHRESSAQRADKIINLTEITNSVTA comes from the coding sequence ATGAAAGCGCTAAAAACCTTAAACCCTTACTTTTGGAAGCACAAAATATTATTGTTTTGGGGGTTGTTATTTATCATTGCCAGTAATTTCTTTAATATTTATAAGGTCCAGTTTGTTGGAAAGTCTGTAGATGAACTTACAAAGAGTGGAAATCTGGGTTTCAATAAACAGGTGTTGGTGTATGTAGCCATTATCGTAGGCTGCTCGCTTCTCACAGGATTTTTCACTTTCATGATGCGCCAGACGATCATTGTTGCGTCCAGAAGAATTGAATACGAGTTGAAAAATAAAATTTACAGGCATTATCAGGAGCTTTCTCTTACGGATTACAAGCAAACAACCATCGGTGACCTGATGAACAGGTTAAGCGAAGACGTTGTTGCTGTGAGAATGTATCTGGGTCCTGGTGTGATGTATGTGGTAAACCTGGTAATCCTTCTTCTGATCACCAGCATTTATATGCTCAAAACGGATGTTTCCATGACATTATGGACGCTGTTGCCACTTCCTGTGCTGTCTTATGTTATATTTAAGGTAAGTTCAATTATCAATCAGAAATCGAAGATTATGCAGAAAAGCCAGTCTGCGATATCCACTTTTGTACAGGACAGTTTTTCAGGGATCAGGGTTGTTAAGTTTTTTGCCAAAGAAAACTACATCAAGAAAAACTACGGCATAAAAGTAACCGATTATCAGAATAAAGCGCTGGATTTAGCTAAAACAGAAGCGTATTTCTTTACTATCATCTTATTTGTAATTGGGTTATTGAACGTTGCTGTTATACTGATTGGCGGGCAAAAATATATTGCAGGAGGATTGAGTGTTGGTAAAATTGCCGATTTTTTCATGTATATCAATATCCTGATCTGGCCGTTCTCCATGGTAGGCTGGGTAACTTCCGTGAACCAGAGAGCTGAAGCTTCTATGCAGAGAATTAATGAGTTTCTGGATAAAAAGTCAGAGGTTATCAATACAAATTTTGAAAACTCCTCTATTAAAGGAGATATCGAATTCAGAAATGTTTCCTACGTTTATCCGAATACAGGAATCAGGGCACTGGATAATTTAAGCTTTAAGATCAAGGCCGGTGAATCTCTTGCGATCATGGGTAAAACCGGAAGCGGGAAATCTACAATCGCTCTTCTTTTATGCAGATTTATTGATCCTACGGAAGGCGAAATATTAATTGATGGTAAAAATCTGAAGGACCATAATCTTACGAATTACAGAAACTTTATTGGATATATTCCCCAGGAAAGCTATTTATTCTCCGACTCCATTGAAAATAATATTGGTTTTGCCATCGACAATCCGTCTCATGAAAAAGTAGTAGAGTACGCTAAGATTGCAGACGTAGATAAAAATATTGTTGAATTTAAAGAACAGTATAAAACACTCGTAGGTGAACGCGGGGTAATGCTTTCCGGAGGACAGAAACAAAGGATATGTATTGCAAGAGCCTTAATTAAGGACCCGAATATCATTATTTTTGACGATTCCCTGTCTGCACTGGATACGGAAACCGAGCAGAATATCCTTGAAAATATTGACAGGAAAATCAGCAACGCCACCTCTATAATTATCACACACAGAGAGTCTAGCGCTCAAAGAGCCGATAAAATTATCAATCTTACCGAAATTACCAATTCTGTAACCGCTTAG
- a CDS encoding DUF3276 family protein, which yields MSEYKERHENEIFTKVLKAGRRTYFFDVRETKAGDYYLTITESKKNFGENGEATFEKHKIYLYKEDFKSFQEMFNESTDFIINEKGEDVISEKHDKDFKSKSFTIDSDDEV from the coding sequence ATGAGTGAATACAAGGAACGCCATGAAAATGAAATTTTCACGAAGGTGTTAAAAGCAGGAAGAAGAACTTATTTCTTTGATGTGCGCGAGACGAAAGCAGGAGATTATTATCTTACGATTACCGAAAGTAAAAAGAACTTCGGGGAGAATGGGGAAGCTACATTCGAGAAGCACAAAATCTATCTTTATAAAGAGGATTTTAAAAGTTTCCAGGAGATGTTTAATGAATCCACAGATTTCATCATTAACGAAAAAGGTGAGGATGTAATATCAGAAAAACATGACAAGGACTTCAAAAGCAAATCATTCACAATTGATTCTGACGACGAAGTTTAA